One Prunus dulcis chromosome 8, ALMONDv2, whole genome shotgun sequence DNA window includes the following coding sequences:
- the LOC117636589 gene encoding FRIGIDA-like protein 3, protein MDNTNSVSTLIDCTTSKIQQLQKAFAELESHRAVTLNLKWKELEEHFHGLEKSLKRRFHELESQEKEFESRTVEAQKLLEKRQAAVVAKEQASLETLQEKRDAAIYVITTAREKQRKVSTEESSVVTDDGQGGPPSVEEKPPDVMVSESNFEEMKSAENGSIEVMSYPQLVKLCEQMDSEGLHKFISDNRKNLASIREEIPLALRAAANPALFVLESLEDFYRLEGPNMDGKKDSNLLGVRRTCIMLMECLSILLTNPDLVSASDVITEEVKDLAEAIAEEWKPKLDALDMDASNGNSLEAHAFLQLLATFGIASGFDEEELFRLIPMVSRRRQTADLCRSLGLTERMPGVIEVLVSSGRQIDAVNLAFAFELTEQFSPVPLLKSYLKEARKASLVKPGNASPTAQNEVNDRELAALKAVLKSIEEHKLEDQYPVDPLQKRVLQLEKAKADKKRVAEAAKPQPKRPRANGVGYGPRVTNVVADKTFYPRVAENRYPQYMYDRQFVYPGPADNHCPSLLGSATYNMSPAHGNYFATGYQYQPAYLH, encoded by the exons ATGGATAATACCAACTCAGTTTCTACACTGATAGATTGTACAACCTCTAAGATACAACAGCTTCAGAAAGCATTTGCTGAACTTGAGAGTCACCGGGCTGTAACCCTGAACTTGAAGTGGAAAGAACTTGAAGAACATTTTCATGGGCTTGAAAAATCCTTAAAGAGGCGTTTCCATGAGCTGGAAAGCCAAGAAAAGGAGTTCGAAAGCAGAACAGTGGAAGCCCAAAAACTGTTAGAAAAGCGGCAAGCAGCTGTTGTGGCCAAGGAACAAGCTTCACTGGAGACTCTTCAAGAGAAGCGAGATGCTGCTATATATGTTATTACTACTGCTCGAGAGAAGCAAAGGAAGGTATCAACTGAGGAGTCTTCTGTTGTCACTGATGATGGCCAGGGTGGGCCACCAAGTGTGGAAGAGAAACCACCGGATGTGATGGTTTCTGAAAGTAACTTTGAAGAAATGAAAAGTGCTGAAAATGGGAGTATAGAGGTGATGTCCTATCCCCAGTTAGTGAAACTATGTGAACAGATGGACTCAGAAGGGCTCCACaaatttatatcagataaccGCAAGAACCTTGCTTCCATAAGAGAGGAAATTCCACTTGCATTAAGAGCTGCAGCCAACCCTGCCCTATTTGTTTTGGAGTCTTTGGAAGACTTTTACCGCCTGGAAGGGCCCAATATGGACGGGAAGAAGGATTCAAATCTGTTGGGTGTCCGTCGTACTTGTATCATGTTGATGGAGTGTCTGAGCATATTGCTAACAAACCCAGATTTAGTCTCTGCTTCTGATGTAATTACGGAGGAGGTTAAGGATCTGGCAGAAGCAATTGCTGAAGAATGGAAGCCAAAGTTGGATGCTCTTGACATGGATGCTAGCAATGGGAACTCACTAGAGGCTCATGCTTTTTTGCAACTTCTTGCTACTTTTGGTATTGCCTCTGGTTTTGATGAGGAAGAATTATTCAGGCTAATACCAATGGTTTCACGTCGTCGCCAAACAGCTGACCTTTGCCGTTCTCTTGGATTGACTGAGAGAATGCCAG GTGTTATTGAAGTGTTGGTGAGTAGTGGACGACAAATTGATGCAGTTAACTTGGCTTTTGCATTTGAATTGACAGAGCAGTTCTCTCCTGTGCCTTTACTCAAGTCCTACTTGAAAGAGGCTAGAAAAGCTTCACTGGTCAAACCTGGAAATGCATCTCCCACAGCACAG AATGAAGTGAACGACCGAGAGCTGGCTGCCCTTAAGGCTGTGCTCAAGTCCATTGAAGAACATAAGCTTGAGGACCAGTATCCAGTGGATCCACTTCAGAAACGGGTTCTTCAGCTGGAAAAGGCCAAGGCAGACAAGAAGAGGGTGGCTGAAGCTGCAAAACCTCAACCCAAGAGACCTCGCGCTAACGGTGTTGGATATGGGCCCCGTGTCACTAATGTTGTTGCTGACAAGACTTTCTATCCTAGAGTTGCTGAAAATAGGTACCCGCAGTACATGTATGACAGACAGTTTGTTTACCCTGGACCTGCTGACAACCACTGCCCCTCCCTGCTGGGTTCTGCCACTTACAACATGTCTCCTGCTCATGGCAACTACTTTGCAACTGGCTACCAGTATCAGCCCGCATATCTTCACTAA
- the LOC117637901 gene encoding TPR repeat-containing protein ZIP4 yields the protein MRIAELSTPELRQGHADSQSHFQSHQHLLSQIESSIKQTENLSPDKLPPDTISADLRRFSTQLSQLAPFPNSLKLLIWKLSYRLWNACVDLSNASSLRSLPPSKAEDHAKLRHVASDLLFLASDVSGVPSPAIKSASFYLKTGLIWHDLRSFDLASLCFERATDIVSKIDIDKLSDDGERKLLLDLNIARSKTAWEIRDRNLAIALLNRAKGLIFGTPDHHKALANQYLAFGKTALAKSEESQDLNDALKLMNEALDLYEKGLREARTRQETVDLKDLRSKTLRFISALHLQKNEFESVIKCVRVLREECESGDHHPSLSVLAMKAWLGLGKYGEAEKELRGMVVNKGIPEGVWVSAVEAYFQAAGTAGAETAKGVFLGLLGRCHVSASSAVRVAHRVIGDVSEGSRVRAKVVAELVSDNRVVALFNGEGAAKQRTAMHAVLWNCGAEHFRSKDYETSTEMFEKAMLYIPFDIESRILRAKGFRVLCLCHLGLSKLDQAHEYINEAEKLDPNIASAFLKFKIYLQKKDQNGAIDQIQAMATCLDFTPDFLSLAAHEAVACRALAVAVASLSNLLNFYAPGKSMPATEVVVLRTLVTILTQEPGNELEALKFVKRVHNRASELGSDCFFGTGDVGRRERNWFAVTSWNLGTKTGKEKNYELCGELLRLASEFYGLLADGQAEENMVCKSLILSVSAIIASENQRKTTLSESEVKQALELLDRAGKILKSILPGTQLNGDHQLTTTEPDLYFIYTICAYDIHGRLNDSGSQLKLVQKFTSSKACNPKHLLQIGISASQGPRTNHEVATFALNECLSAFLSSSSPDYQNVALVVRRLIGVTSIHKGDTDDEAVYGMYKQAYRVMVGLKDGEYPTEEGKWLAMTAWNRASLAVRLGQIDVARKWMDVGLQLAKHVPGMETYRACMEDFINDFEKRFCAQMMVKEK from the exons ATGAGAATCGCCGAGTTATCGACGCCGGAGCTCCGGCAAGGCCACGCCGACTCGCAATCGCATTTTCAGTCGCATCAACATCTACTCTCCCAAATTGAGTCCTCCATCAAACAAACCGAGAATCTCTCCCCTGACAAGCTTCCGCCGGACACAATCTCCGCCGATCTCCGCCGATTCTCGACTCAGCTGAGTCAACTGGCTCCCTTCCCCAACTCACTCAAGCTCCTCATCTGGAAGCTCAGCTACCGCCTCTGGAACGCCTGCGTCGACCTCTCCAACGCCTCCTCTCTCCGGTCTCTGCCTCCCTCCAAAGCCGAAGACCACGCCAAGCTCCGCCACGTCGCCTCCGACCTCCTATTCCTTGCCAGCGACGTCTCAGGCGTTCCTTCCCCGGCGATCAAGTCCGCCTCCTTCTACCTCAAGACCGGCCTAATTTGGCACGATCTCCGAAGCTTCGACCTCGCTTCCTTATGCTTCGAGCGAGCCACCGATATCGTCTCGAAGATCGACATCGACAAACTCTCCGATGACGGAGAGAGAAAGCTTCTGCTGGACTTGAACATTGCGAGATCCAAAACCGCATGGGAGATTCGGGACCGAAATCTCGCGATTGCGTTGCTGAACCGGGCCAAGGGATTGATATTCGGGACACCGGACCACCACAAAGCACTCGCGAACCAGTACTTGGCGTTCGGAAAGACCGCGCTGGCCAAGAGCGAGGAGAGTCAGGATCTAAACGACGCGTTGAAGCTCATGAACGAGGCTCTGGATCTGTACGAAAAGGGATTGCGTGAGGCGAGAACACGCCAAGAGACCGTGGACCTCAAGGATCTGAGGTCGAAGACGCTCCGGTTCATCTCGGCCCTCCATTTGCAGAAGAACGAATTCGAGAGCGTGATCAAGTGCGTGAGGGTGTTGAGAGAGGAATGCGAAAGTGGGGACCACCATCCGAGCCTTTCGGTTCTGGCGATGAAGGCCTGGTTGGGGTTAGGGAAGTACGGCGAGGCCGAGAAAGAGCTCAGGGGCATGGTCGTAAATAAGGGGATTCCTGAGGGTGTTTGGGTGTCGGCTGTGGAGGCTTATTTTCAGGCAGCTGGGACGGCCGGAGCAGAGACGGCAAAGGGAGTGTTTTTGGGCCTGTTAGGGCGGTGCCACGTTAGTGCCAGCTCGGCGGTTAGGGTGGCCCACCGAGTGATAGGTGACGTCAGCGAGGGGTCAAGAGTTAGGGCCAAAGTGGTGGCGGAGCTCGTGTCAGACAATAGAGTCGTGGCACTCTTCAATGGTGAAGGGGCTGCCAAGCAGAGAACAGCAATGCATGCGGTGCTTTGGAATTG TGGTGCAGAGCATTTCCGATCAAAAGATTATGAAACGAGTACAGAAATGTTTGAGAAAGCGATGCTTTATATCCCATTTGACATTGAAAGTAGAATTCTCAGAGCCAAGGGATTTAGAGTTTTGTGTCTCTGCCACCTGGGTCTGTCCAAGCTTGATCAAGCACACGAGTACATTAACGAGGCCGAAAAG CTTGATCCTAACATAGCTTCAGCTTTCCTAAAG TTTAAGATTTATCTGCAGAAGAAAGACCAGAATGGTGCTATTGATCAGATTCAGGCAATGGCTACCTGCCTTGATTTCACCCCagactttctctctcttgcagCCCATGAAGCCGTTGCTTGCCGTGCtcttgctgttgctgttgccTCTCTATCCAATCTGCTGAACTTTTATGCTCCGGGAAAGTCCATGCCAGCTACTGAAGTTGTAGTTCTACGCACCTTGGTCACAATCCTTACTCAAGAACCTGGGAATGAGCTTGAAGCCCTCAAGTTTGTTAAGCGTGTTCATAACCGGGCATCTGAGCTCGGGTCTGATTGCTTTTTCGGAACAGGGGATGTCGGAAGACGAGAAAGGAATTGGTTTGCTGTGACTTCATGGAACTTGGGGACCAAAACTGGAAAGGAGAAAAATTATGAGTTGTGTGGCGAATTATTGAGACTGGCATCTGAATTTTATGGTCTTCTGGCTGATGGGCAAGCAGAAGAAAACATGGTCTGCAAATCATTGATACTGAGTGTATCTGCAATTATAGCTTCAGAGAATCAGAGAAAGACCACATTGTCTGAAAGTGAAGTGAAACAAGCTCTAGAGCTTCTAGATAGAGCAGGGAAG ATACTAAAGTCAATCTTACCTGGGACTCAACTTAATGGTGATCATCAACTCACCACCACTGAGCCTGATCTTTACTTCATCTACACCATTTGTGCCTATGATATCCATGGAAGGCTCAATGACTCAGGATCACAACTAAAACTTGTCCAGAAATTTACCAGTTCAAAGGCTTGCAACCCCAAGCACCTCCTTCAGATTGGCATCAGCGCTTCACAAGGCCCGCGAACCAATCATGAAGTAGCCACCTTTGCTCTAAACGAATGCCTTTCAgctttcctctcttcctcatCACCAGACTACCAAAATGTGGCTCTCGTCGTTCGAAGGCTCATTGGAGTAACGAGCATTCACAAGGGGGATACAGATGATGAGGCTGTTTACGGAATGTACAAGCAAGCTTACAGAGTTATGGTGGGACTAAAGGACGGCGAGTATCCAACCGAAGAGGGAAAATGGCTGGCGATGACAGCATGGAACAGAGCATCACTGGCTGTGAGGCTTGGGCAGATTGATGTGGCCAGGAAATGGATGGATGTGGGTTTGCAACTTGCTAAGCATGTTCCTGGAATGGAGACTTACAGGGCATGCATGGAGGATTTTATTAATGACTTTGAAAAGAGATTTTGTGCCCAAATGAtggtgaaagaaaaatag
- the LOC117637405 gene encoding rhodanese-like domain-containing protein 4A, chloroplastic, protein MESLSMILSCSPPLQNHLKTQKPVTSGPISLPQNSTSISIVASQPFNSSQLHFPSTKNNLQSQSSKSVQNPSLILKTSPFSQGLTRNQLYFLLTELITTTAFTLPGFASEAALSSTEQVSDRINLEAILVSIDDFFNRNPFFVAGCTFVWLVVIPLVQEYLRKYKFVLVIDAFRKLRDDPNVQLLDIRDEKSLKYLKSPNLKILNKATVQVPFSEDDEDGFVKKVLERFGNPADTALCVLGNFDGISIKVAELLFKNGFKEAYAIKGGVGGTKGWLESQETLLPPSMHIYPKKKVETSQKTGMNGGVVRGNEDSNGAASAGSFSIGESQRTDNGRTAKSTDSVSHVKNGFRSSSPYPNYPDLKPPSSPTPSKP, encoded by the exons ATGGAGTCTCTTTCCATGATCCTCTCCTGCTCTCCACCACTGCAAAACCACCTCAAAACTCAGAAACCAGTCACCTCAGGGCCAATCTCTCTTCCCCAAAACTCCACTTCTATCTCCATTGTTGCTTCTCAACCATTCAATTCTTCTCAACTTCACTTTCCCTCCACCAAAAACAACCTTCAGTCTCAATCCTCAAAATCTGTCCAAAACCCATCTTTGATTCTCAAAACCTCTCCTTTTTCACAAGGCTTAACAAGAAACCagctttattttcttctcacCGAGCTCATTACAACTACTGCATTCACTCTTCCTGGTTTTGCTTCTGAAGCTGCACTCTCCTCGACTGAGCAAGTTTCTGACAGAATAAACTTGGAAGCAATCTTAGTCTCCATTGATGACTTTTTCAATCGaaaccctttttttgttgctgGCTGTACATTCGTTTGGCTGGTTGTTATACCTCTGGTTCAAGAGtatttgagaaaatataagtTTGTTCTCGTCATTGATGCATTTCGGAAACTCCGAGACGACCCAAATGTTCAGCTTTTGGATATTAGGGATGAGAAGAGTTTGAAGTATCTGAAGTCTCCAAATTTGAAGATTCTGAATAAGGCTACGGTGCAGGTTCCGTTTTCtgaggatgatgaagatggGTTTGTGAAAAAGGTTTTGGAGAGGTTTGGGAACCCAGCAGACACTGCCCTCTGTGTTCTGGGCAA TTTTGATGGAATTTCCATCAAAGTGGCTGAGTTACTGTTCAAGAATGGTTTCAAAGAGGCTTATGCAATCAAGGGTGGGGTTGGAGGCACAAAAGGGTGGTTG GAATCACAAGAAACTCTTTTGCCACCATCTATGCATATCTACCCCAAGAAGAAGGTTGAAACTTCACAAAAAACTGGGATGAATGGAGGAGTTGTTCGGGGCAATGAAGACAGCAATGGTGCTGCCTCTGCTGGAAGTTTTTCCATAGGAGAAAGTCAAAGGACGGACAATGGACGCACGGCCAAGTCTACAGACTCCGTGTCACATGTGAAAAATGGTTTTAGATCATCCTCTCCCTACCCAAAT TACCCAGATTTGAAGCCACCATCTTCCCCAACTCCATCGAAGCCCTGA
- the LOC117612273 gene encoding ubiquitin-like-conjugating enzyme ATG10, producing the protein MDALSWDGTLTSRDFLVSARAFAEKWKEFNSAFPPWTWVPCPPKKPPCHLSQLLQQGYLSLEKICLPGSSKKGHVASQEDVNEISLTEGEEEFEPVDNATLVETNNSLQVCYYDFHIVYSDSYRVPVLYFRGYYIDGQPLALDEIEKDLPECSAKVLLESKWTFITQEEHPYLNRPWYKLHPCGTSEWMKLLFLSDDSRAKNGVAVEQYLVSWLSVVGQVVGIRIPFEMLNNPKSCN; encoded by the exons ATGGATGCTCTGTCGTGGGATGGAACCCTCACGTCACGTGACTTTCTTGTTTCTGCACGTGCTTTTgccgagaaatggaaggaatTCAACTCTGCCTTCCCTCCATGGACGTGGGTTCCTTGTCCTCCTAAAAAACCACCTTGCCATCTCTCTCAGTTGTTGCAGCAGGGCTACTTGTCACTGGAGAAGATATGCCTTCCTGGGTCAAGCAAGAAAGGACACGTGGCTTCTCAA GAAGATGTTAATGAAATAAGTCTTACTGAGGGAGAAGAGGAGTTTGAACCTGTTGATAATGCCACACTG GTTGAGACCAACAACAGTCTACAAGTATGTTACTATGATTTCCATATTGTGTACAGCGATTCGTATCGAGTTCCGGTACTGTATTTTCGCGGTTACTACATCG ATGGTCAGCCTTTGGCATtggatgaaattgaaaaagaccTACCTGAATGCTCAGCAAAGGTGTTACTGGAGTCAAAATGGACATTTATAACTCAGGAG GAGCATCCTTACCTGAACAGACCATGGTACAAGTTGCATCCATGTGGTACCAGTGAGTGGATGAAGCTGCTTTTCCTCAGCGATGATTCTCGGGCTAAAAATGGAGTAGCAGTTGAACAATATTTGGTGTCTTGGCTTTCAGTTGTTGGTCAAGTGGTTGGTATTAGAATCCCTTTTGAAATGCTGAACAATCCTAAAAGTTGTAATTGA